Below is a genomic region from Campylobacter geochelonis.
TTTGTTGGCTGTCTGTTTTTATCAAAATATATTGTTAGTTTGTTAGAATCAAGCGTATCATAAGCGCCTTTTTTAACATGCACGTTGCCCGTTAAAACGCTAACTTGCTTTACCTCATCGGCAAAAAAGTTATCCGCAGTTACCTCAACTTGCTCTGCTAAAAGCGTTGAAGTCCCAAGTGCAAAGGCTAATGCTAAGATTATTAATCCGTTTTTTCTTTTGTTTGAAACCATCCATGAACTCCTGTAGCAAAAGTTTGCTTTTTGTTTAAATCATACTTTAAATTTGCACCAACAACCTTATTTTCATACTGTGTCATCACAAAAGGCATATTACTTTGTGCAATTTTTGTTTTGGTATTGTAGATGATTTCATCTGATATATAGTTTAAATTATCGCTGTTTTTGTATTTTGCATCACCAAAAAAGGTTAAAACATCATTTTTTCTAATAGCCTTTTTTGAAGATAGGGTATGATTTACATCATCACCTAAAATTTCTCCTAAAAAGCCGTTAAATTCATCTCTATCTTTATATCTCACTCCACTATCTGAACTAAATTTTCCTGTTATTTTGTTTTCTGAGACTTCAAAATCTTCTATTTTTGTCATCTCCATATTTGCAACGCTTAAGTCCTCTTTAAAAAAATCACTAAAATATGGAGTTTGAACGCTTAAAATAACCATCGCAACACTAAAAATAGCAATCGCGATGTAAAAAATTCTTATAACCACTTCTGCATCCAAATTTCGCGCATATCATTTTTATCTATTATCATCTCTATCATCTCTCTAACAGCGCCATCTCCGCCATTTTTACTAAGTGTGATGTCTGCTTGTACAAGAGGCATTGCATTTGCTGGTTTAAAACTTAAAGCAACTGCATTCAAAAGCTTCATATCATTATAATCATCACCTATAGCAGCAGCATTTGAAAGCTCTAAACCCTCTTTTTTAAGGATTTCTTTTGCGACTTCAAGTTTGTCTTTTACGCCTTGAAAAACATACTTTATGCTAAGCTCAGCGCCTCTTTTTTCTACTATTTGCGATTTTTTCCCTGTGATAATGGCTACGATTTTACCCATTTTTGACCATTGCTCGATAGCAAATCCATCTTTTACATTAAATTTTTTCATCTCTTCGCCACTATTTGAGTGGTAAAGCCCACCATCGCTCATACAGCCATCAACATCAAGAAAAATTATATCTATCATAAAATGCCTTTTGTGCTAGGAGTTCCAATTTTTTCATTTTTAGCTAAAGCTCTTCTAAGTGCAACTGCAAATGCTTTAAAAGTTGCTTCAACTATATGATGTTTGTTTTCGCCTCTAAGCATATTTATATGAAGAGTAATGCCAGCGTTAAAGGCTAAAGCTCTAAAAAACTCTTGCGTTAGCTCAACATCAAAGTCGCCTATCATGCCATCTTTAATGCTATCATATACCAAAAAAGCTCTATTCGAAAGATCAAGCACACACTCAACCGCCGCTTCATCCATTGCAACAACGCTATTTCCATATCGCTCAACTTTTTCTAAAGGATAAATACTATCTTTTAACGCCATTCCTAAAACAATGCCAACATCTTCAACCGTGTGATGCCCATCTATATGCAAATCTCCATCGCATTTGATATCTAAATTTATCAAAGAGTGCTTAGAAAACGCCTCTAACATATGGTCAAAAAAACCAATGCCAGTTTTTATGTTAGATTTACCTTCTGCATAAATTTCTAACTCAACTGTGATATCTGTCTCTTTTGTTTTTCTGTTTTTAACTATCATTTTATTCCCTAACTATAAATG
It encodes:
- a CDS encoding LPS export ABC transporter periplasmic protein LptC; this encodes MVIRIFYIAIAIFSVAMVILSVQTPYFSDFFKEDLSVANMEMTKIEDFEVSENKITGKFSSDSGVRYKDRDEFNGFLGEILGDDVNHTLSSKKAIRKNDVLTFFGDAKYKNSDNLNYISDEIIYNTKTKIAQSNMPFVMTQYENKVVGANLKYDLNKKQTFATGVHGWFQTKEKTD
- the hisB gene encoding imidazoleglycerol-phosphate dehydratase HisB, which codes for MIVKNRKTKETDITVELEIYAEGKSNIKTGIGFFDHMLEAFSKHSLINLDIKCDGDLHIDGHHTVEDVGIVLGMALKDSIYPLEKVERYGNSVVAMDEAAVECVLDLSNRAFLVYDSIKDGMIGDFDVELTQEFFRALAFNAGITLHINMLRGENKHHIVEATFKAFAVALRRALAKNEKIGTPSTKGIL
- a CDS encoding KdsC family phosphatase — encoded protein: MIDIIFLDVDGCMSDGGLYHSNSGEEMKKFNVKDGFAIEQWSKMGKIVAIITGKKSQIVEKRGAELSIKYVFQGVKDKLEVAKEILKKEGLELSNAAAIGDDYNDMKLLNAVALSFKPANAMPLVQADITLSKNGGDGAVREMIEMIIDKNDMREIWMQKWL